One region of Chitinophaga varians genomic DNA includes:
- a CDS encoding trifunctional MMPL family transporter/lysophospholipid acyltransferase/class I SAM-dependent methyltransferase: MSSLFVAIYNFFDRHKLALWCCTIVSFVLVGFFASRIRLEEDITKILPQDRKLDKLQQVFQDSKFADKLVVTLSQKDTAKVPAPDSLTACAASLVASAGNQLSPYIRQIQGQTEDAQIMGMMDLIQKNLPVFLEPNDYTKIDSLLAPEQLQRSLQYDYNTLISPAGLVLKRVIQADPVGISWIGIKKLQHLQYDDHFELYDNYVMTKDHRHLMIFITPANPPGATKINARFLAGLDNIKDSLSRQYPDVSISYFGGTAVSAGNATQLRQDTLLTQGITIVLLVALIALFFRKKRAPVVIMLPVIFGGLFSLACIYLIKGHIAVMALGAGAVVLGIAVNYSLHVFNHYRHTDDIREVIADLATPMTLGSFTTIGGFLCLQFLGSPMLRDVGLFAALSLVGAALFSLIFLPHWIVLGKKSSKPAEHHDNWLDRFSALKPERNKYLVGAIFLLTIVFFFTARNVSFESDMMKMNFMSPELKAAEAQLNNINAYTAQSVYVVSDGDNLESALENTEQLTPAINKLLTDGTVKKYAGVQTLLLSEKEQQARIERWKHYWTPEKQAQLLSWLRSHGAEAGFSATAFDKFAALLNTPYQPMAKEDLETFRKGTLGDFIIEKNGRTSIVTLLKVDPARKKEVYAALDQHAHTTVLDKQYAANRLVEVIRDEFNSIAWMTSMLVFLALLLSYGRIELALITFIPMALSWVWILGIMGLFGIKFNIVNIILSTFIFGLGDDYSIFMMDGLLQEYKTGRKTLSSFKSSIFLSAITTILGLGVLIFARHPSLKSIALISIIGISTVVLISQVMIPVLFNWLITNRVKKGYAPWTLKGWVLSVFSFTYFTTGCLIMTLLGNILIRLNPVNKEKGKLLYHRILSAYTHSVLYIMTNVKKRIINPDNEQLQKPAVIISNHQSFLDILVSTMLHPKVILLTNQWVWRSPVFGAVVRLADYYPVADGAEGAIEKLKARVAEGYSIVVYPEGTRSPDPVIKRFHKGAFYIAEQLGLDILPIVIHGTAYTMSKGDFLLKDGHVTVKYLPRITPEDQRWGDNYSARTKSISRYFKHEYENLRQEMEVPSYFREQLKYNFIYKGPVLEWYMKVKTSLERNYELFHQLLPKEGRILDLGCGYGFMSYMLAYAAPGREITGIDYDEEKIITAAHGYAKPQNLQFIHGDISATPFEKYDAFILSDVLHYLQPDEQEQLLQQCIDRLSPDGVIVVRDGDADKAKRHEGTRFTEFLSTRVIGFNKTKNKELSFFSAAHVRSLVGKYGAVAEEIDNTRYTSNVIFVIKKSPQKNYAQL, from the coding sequence ATGAGCAGTCTTTTCGTAGCGATCTATAATTTTTTTGACCGGCATAAGCTGGCGCTGTGGTGTTGTACCATCGTGAGCTTTGTGCTGGTTGGCTTTTTCGCGTCACGTATCAGGCTGGAAGAAGACATTACCAAAATACTGCCGCAGGACAGGAAGCTGGACAAGCTGCAACAGGTGTTCCAGGATTCCAAATTTGCGGACAAGCTGGTGGTGACGCTGTCACAGAAAGACACTGCCAAAGTGCCGGCGCCGGACAGCCTTACCGCCTGCGCCGCCTCGCTGGTGGCCTCCGCAGGGAACCAGTTATCGCCTTATATCCGGCAGATACAAGGCCAGACGGAAGATGCGCAAATAATGGGCATGATGGACCTCATCCAGAAAAACCTGCCTGTTTTCCTGGAACCTAACGACTATACGAAAATTGACAGCCTGCTGGCACCGGAGCAACTGCAACGTTCCCTGCAATATGATTACAATACGCTGATCTCTCCTGCCGGACTGGTGCTGAAACGGGTGATACAGGCAGATCCGGTCGGCATTTCCTGGATAGGCATCAAAAAATTGCAGCACCTTCAGTACGATGATCATTTTGAGTTGTACGATAATTATGTGATGACGAAAGACCACCGTCATCTGATGATATTTATTACGCCGGCTAACCCTCCCGGTGCTACGAAAATCAATGCCAGGTTCCTGGCTGGGCTGGATAATATTAAAGACAGTCTGTCCCGCCAATATCCGGATGTGAGCATCAGCTATTTTGGCGGCACGGCCGTTTCCGCCGGCAACGCCACGCAGCTGCGGCAGGACACGCTGCTTACGCAGGGTATTACCATCGTGTTGCTGGTAGCGCTGATAGCGCTGTTTTTCCGGAAGAAACGTGCGCCGGTAGTGATCATGTTGCCGGTGATCTTCGGAGGACTGTTTTCCCTTGCCTGTATTTACCTGATCAAAGGACATATTGCCGTGATGGCGTTAGGCGCCGGCGCAGTGGTACTGGGCATTGCGGTCAACTATTCCCTGCATGTGTTCAACCACTATCGTCATACTGATGATATCCGCGAAGTGATTGCCGATCTGGCCACGCCCATGACGCTGGGCAGTTTCACCACTATCGGCGGTTTTCTCTGTTTACAGTTTTTAGGTTCGCCGATGCTGCGCGATGTGGGGCTGTTTGCCGCACTCAGCCTGGTAGGCGCCGCATTGTTCTCCCTGATATTTTTACCGCATTGGATTGTGCTGGGCAAAAAGAGCAGCAAACCGGCGGAGCATCACGATAACTGGCTGGACCGCTTTTCCGCGCTGAAACCGGAACGCAATAAATACCTGGTGGGCGCTATTTTCCTGCTGACGATCGTGTTTTTCTTTACGGCCCGTAATGTGTCTTTTGAAAGTGACATGATGAAGATGAATTTCATGTCGCCGGAACTGAAAGCAGCGGAAGCGCAGCTGAATAACATCAACGCCTATACGGCGCAATCTGTGTACGTGGTGTCTGATGGTGATAACCTGGAATCTGCGCTTGAAAATACCGAGCAGTTGACACCCGCTATCAATAAACTACTGACGGATGGTACAGTGAAAAAATACGCCGGCGTGCAAACGCTGCTGTTGTCTGAGAAAGAACAACAGGCCCGTATTGAACGCTGGAAACACTACTGGACCCCGGAAAAACAGGCACAGCTGCTGTCCTGGCTCCGCAGTCATGGTGCTGAAGCTGGTTTTAGCGCCACGGCGTTCGATAAGTTTGCCGCGTTGCTGAATACGCCTTATCAGCCTATGGCAAAAGAAGACCTGGAGACTTTCCGTAAAGGCACCCTGGGCGATTTTATCATCGAAAAGAATGGCCGTACGTCTATTGTGACCCTGCTGAAAGTAGACCCGGCGCGTAAAAAAGAAGTGTACGCCGCCCTCGATCAGCACGCACATACGACCGTACTGGACAAACAATATGCAGCCAACCGCCTGGTGGAAGTAATCAGGGATGAATTCAACAGCATCGCCTGGATGACTTCCATGCTGGTGTTCCTGGCTTTGTTGCTCTCCTACGGCCGCATAGAGCTGGCGCTGATCACCTTTATTCCCATGGCGCTCAGCTGGGTGTGGATATTGGGCATTATGGGACTGTTCGGTATCAAGTTTAATATTGTCAACATCATCCTTTCCACATTTATTTTTGGTTTGGGAGATGACTACAGCATATTTATGATGGACGGGCTGCTGCAGGAATACAAAACCGGCAGGAAAACACTGTCCTCTTTCAAGTCCTCTATTTTCCTGTCGGCCATCACCACTATCCTGGGGCTGGGCGTACTGATCTTCGCCAGGCATCCGTCGCTGAAATCTATTGCGCTGATCTCTATTATTGGTATCAGCACAGTGGTGTTGATTTCGCAGGTGATGATACCGGTACTGTTCAACTGGCTGATCACCAACCGTGTGAAGAAAGGATATGCCCCCTGGACTTTAAAGGGATGGGTGCTGTCCGTATTTTCATTCACTTACTTCACTACCGGCTGCCTGATCATGACGCTGCTGGGCAACATCCTGATCCGTCTGAACCCTGTCAACAAGGAAAAGGGTAAACTGCTGTACCATCGTATCCTGTCTGCCTATACGCATAGTGTGTTGTACATCATGACCAACGTGAAGAAACGCATTATCAATCCGGATAATGAGCAGTTGCAGAAACCGGCCGTGATCATCAGTAACCATCAGTCTTTCCTCGATATCCTCGTGTCTACCATGCTGCATCCCAAAGTAATTCTGCTCACGAATCAATGGGTATGGCGTTCGCCGGTATTTGGCGCCGTAGTGCGGCTGGCCGATTACTACCCGGTAGCCGATGGTGCGGAAGGGGCCATTGAAAAACTGAAAGCACGTGTGGCCGAAGGGTATTCCATCGTAGTATATCCCGAAGGCACCCGTTCCCCTGACCCGGTGATCAAACGTTTCCACAAAGGCGCTTTTTACATCGCCGAACAGCTGGGGCTGGACATCCTGCCGATCGTTATCCACGGTACCGCCTATACGATGAGTAAAGGCGACTTCCTGCTGAAAGACGGTCATGTGACCGTGAAGTACCTCCCGCGTATTACCCCGGAGGACCAACGTTGGGGCGATAACTACAGCGCCCGTACGAAATCTATCAGCCGGTACTTTAAACACGAATACGAAAACCTGCGCCAGGAGATGGAAGTGCCTTCCTATTTCCGTGAACAGCTGAAATACAACTTTATCTATAAAGGGCCGGTGCTGGAATGGTACATGAAAGTAAAAACCAGCCTGGAACGTAATTATGAGCTGTTTCACCAGCTGCTGCCGAAAGAAGGCCGTATCCTGGACCTCGGCTGCGGATACGGTTTTATGAGTTATATGCTGGCGTATGCGGCACCTGGCCGTGAGATCACCGGTATCGACTATGATGAGGAAAAAATTATCACCGCCGCACATGGTTATGCCAAACCACAGAACCTGCAATTCATTCACGGTGACATTTCGGCCACACCGTTCGAGAAATATGATGCCTTCATTTTAAGTGATGTATTGCATTACCTGCAGCCTGATGAGCAGGAGCAGCTGTTGCAACAATGCATCGACAGGTTGTCGCCCGACGGCGTGATCGTGGTGAGGGATGGCGACGCCGACAAAGCCAAACGGCACGAAGGCACAAGATTTACTGAATTTTTATCAACCCGGGTAATAGGATTTAATAAGACGAAGAACAAGGAACTATCCTTCTTTTCAGCTGCGCATGTACGCAGTCTGGTAGGCAAATATGGCGCAGTAGCAGAGGAAATTGACAATACCCGTTATACATCCAACGTAATATTTGTTATTAAAAAATCCCCCCAAAAAAATTATGCACAACTATGA
- a CDS encoding DUF6702 family protein: MGLLLCKWWTVAWMAILHPFYVSVTEITHNAAKKELEVSCRIFADDLENTLKVQYKTSFDIIKPVNRQQVDKMIAEYLSQHLQVTLDGKKVPLHFLGYKIEEDAVWSFLSADNIPAPKKVAVMNDLLYQQHPSQINMIHVIVGGKRQSTKLDNPRASAVMEF, translated from the coding sequence GTGGGGTTATTATTATGTAAATGGTGGACAGTGGCCTGGATGGCCATTCTGCACCCGTTCTATGTGAGTGTTACAGAGATTACGCACAACGCTGCCAAAAAGGAGCTGGAAGTCAGCTGCCGTATTTTCGCTGACGACCTGGAAAATACCCTCAAAGTACAATACAAAACATCTTTCGATATCATCAAACCCGTCAACCGGCAACAGGTGGACAAAATGATCGCCGAATATCTCTCCCAACACCTGCAGGTAACCCTCGACGGGAAAAAAGTACCGCTGCATTTTCTGGGCTATAAGATAGAAGAAGATGCCGTCTGGAGCTTCCTCTCCGCCGATAATATCCCCGCGCCCAAAAAAGTGGCCGTGATGAATGATCTGTTATATCAGCAACACCCTTCGCAGATCAATATGATACACGTGATCGTGGGCGGGAAAAGACAAAGTACTAAGCTGGATAACCCCAGGGCCAGCGCGGTGATGGAGTTTTAA
- a CDS encoding C45 family autoproteolytic acyltransferase/hydolase, with protein MEKKKRSGWRRLARVLLFTIGAILLLFAVLAIYLVSVSRMTPPQIADKSALQLQRKALDGTAWTIGNNWFRKSNSGLYEMYVEGAPFERGVINGKLSGELIRHQEDVFVEQIRKMIPSTSYLHFLKYFIGWFNRNLSDHVAEEFKEEIYGESFSAAEGYDFIGSNYERLMNYHGAHDIGHALQGMMLVGCTSFGTWNSNSADSNLIIGRNFDFYMGDKFAEDKMVVFYHPDKGHNFMFVTWGGFTGVVSGMNDKGLTVTINAAKTSVPTGAATPVSLVAREILQYARNIQEAWAIAQKRKMFVSESFLIGSAEDNKAVLIEKTPEGMDLYDPKKNFITCTNHFQGDSLGILESNKLQIKESASEYRYERLNELLKENGPNTVQKTISILRDRKGLHGANIGLGNEKAINQFIAHHAIVFEPKKKMVWVSAAPWQLGQFVAYDLNKIFSMHGLDSDHEVYDSVQNVPADSFLLTNEYTSFQVYRQLKAQLQDGKDIDTKALIASNPEFYHTYVLAGDYHFKKGNFAEAKQYYETALTKVIATKGEEMHIRKQLEKCNAKLSKQ; from the coding sequence GTGGAAAAGAAAAAAAGAAGCGGATGGCGGAGACTGGCAAGGGTGCTGTTATTTACTATCGGCGCCATCTTGTTGTTATTTGCCGTGCTGGCCATATACCTGGTGTCTGTCAGTCGCATGACACCGCCGCAGATCGCCGATAAATCGGCTTTACAGCTGCAACGCAAGGCGCTGGACGGTACCGCCTGGACCATCGGCAACAACTGGTTCCGCAAAAGCAACAGCGGCCTGTATGAAATGTATGTAGAGGGGGCGCCTTTTGAAAGAGGGGTGATCAACGGCAAATTATCCGGGGAGCTGATCCGTCACCAGGAAGATGTTTTTGTGGAACAGATCCGCAAAATGATCCCTTCTACTTCGTATCTCCATTTTCTGAAATACTTCATCGGCTGGTTCAACAGAAACCTGAGCGATCACGTAGCGGAAGAGTTCAAAGAGGAGATTTATGGGGAGTCTTTCTCCGCAGCTGAAGGTTATGACTTTATCGGCAGCAACTATGAAAGACTGATGAACTATCACGGCGCACATGATATCGGTCATGCCCTGCAAGGTATGATGCTGGTGGGTTGTACTTCCTTCGGTACGTGGAACAGCAACTCTGCTGACAGTAACCTGATCATCGGCCGCAACTTCGATTTCTACATGGGCGATAAGTTCGCCGAAGATAAAATGGTGGTATTTTATCACCCCGATAAAGGGCATAACTTCATGTTCGTTACCTGGGGCGGATTTACCGGCGTGGTGTCCGGCATGAACGACAAAGGGCTCACCGTTACCATCAATGCCGCCAAAACCAGCGTGCCTACCGGCGCTGCCACGCCCGTATCGCTGGTAGCAAGGGAAATACTGCAATACGCCCGTAACATACAGGAAGCCTGGGCCATTGCGCAAAAGCGGAAGATGTTCGTGTCTGAGTCTTTCCTCATTGGCTCCGCAGAAGACAATAAAGCCGTGTTGATAGAAAAAACACCCGAAGGCATGGACCTCTACGATCCTAAAAAGAACTTCATCACCTGTACCAACCATTTTCAGGGTGATTCACTCGGCATCCTGGAGTCCAACAAATTGCAGATCAAAGAAAGTGCTTCCGAATACCGCTATGAACGTTTAAACGAGCTGCTGAAAGAAAACGGTCCCAATACGGTGCAAAAAACCATCAGCATCCTGCGTGACCGCAAAGGGTTGCATGGCGCCAATATTGGCCTGGGCAACGAAAAGGCGATCAACCAGTTCATTGCGCACCATGCCATCGTATTTGAGCCGAAGAAAAAAATGGTATGGGTGTCTGCCGCACCGTGGCAGCTGGGGCAGTTTGTGGCATATGACCTGAACAAAATTTTCAGCATGCATGGCCTCGACAGTGATCACGAAGTATATGACAGCGTGCAGAACGTGCCTGCCGATAGTTTCCTGCTGACCAACGAATACACGTCATTCCAGGTATACCGTCAGCTGAAGGCGCAGCTGCAGGATGGTAAAGATATAGATACCAAAGCGCTGATAGCCTCCAATCCGGAGTTTTATCATACCTATGTGCTGGCAGGCGATTACCATTTCAAAAAGGGTAACTTCGCGGAAGCCAAACAATACTATGAAACAGCCCTCACCAAAGTAATAGCTACCAAAGGAGAGGAGATGCACATCCGTAAGCAACTGGAGAAATGCAATGCTAAACTGTCAAAACAATGA
- a CDS encoding phenylacetate--CoA ligase family protein, with translation MYIPDIELQSKAAIRAFQEKEVMRLLGYLREFSPFYRSWFKQHDIHPEKVRSLEDFSLIPPVTKQELQEHNWEFLCVDKSHIAEYTTTSGTLGRPVIIALTEKDLQRLSYNEYISFCCADGTDSDIFQLMLTLDRQFMAGMAYYNGIRKLGAGVLRVGPGVPSMQWENIQRIKPTTIVGVPSFIVKLIAYAKEHHININETSVRKAVCIGENIRNTDFSLNVLGKKITEQWNIRLYSTYASTEMQTAFTECKAGKGGHHHPELLYVELLDENNQPVAPGQEGEVTITTLGVEGMPLLRYKTGDICQYHEETCSCGRHTLRLSPVIGRKKQMIKYKGTTLYPPALFDLLNDMEEVKEFVVEVYSNELGTDEILMHVWPTEESEEMDRKIKSYLQAKLRVIPQVRYCSQQDIMRMQFPENSRKPVKFVDNRS, from the coding sequence ATGTACATTCCCGATATAGAACTACAGTCAAAAGCCGCCATCAGGGCATTCCAGGAGAAGGAAGTCATGAGGCTGCTTGGTTATCTGCGTGAGTTCTCTCCCTTCTACAGGTCCTGGTTCAAACAACACGATATACATCCTGAGAAGGTGCGTTCACTGGAGGATTTCAGCCTGATACCTCCCGTAACAAAACAGGAACTGCAGGAGCACAACTGGGAATTTCTCTGCGTGGACAAAAGCCATATCGCGGAATATACTACTACCTCCGGCACGTTAGGTCGTCCGGTGATTATTGCGCTTACCGAAAAAGACCTGCAACGCCTCAGTTATAATGAGTATATCTCTTTCTGTTGCGCCGATGGTACCGACAGCGATATTTTCCAGCTGATGCTTACGCTGGACCGCCAGTTTATGGCCGGCATGGCGTATTACAACGGTATCCGCAAACTGGGCGCCGGCGTGCTGCGTGTAGGCCCGGGCGTGCCCAGCATGCAGTGGGAGAATATTCAGCGAATCAAACCCACGACGATCGTCGGCGTGCCTTCCTTCATCGTGAAACTGATCGCCTACGCTAAAGAACATCATATCAACATCAACGAAACCTCTGTCCGCAAGGCAGTGTGTATCGGTGAAAATATCCGCAATACCGATTTCTCGCTGAACGTACTGGGCAAGAAAATCACAGAGCAGTGGAATATCCGGCTGTATTCCACCTATGCCTCCACTGAAATGCAGACGGCCTTCACCGAATGCAAAGCCGGTAAAGGCGGGCATCATCATCCTGAATTGCTCTACGTGGAACTGCTGGACGAGAACAACCAGCCCGTTGCCCCGGGCCAGGAAGGTGAAGTGACCATCACCACACTGGGCGTGGAAGGCATGCCGCTGCTGCGTTATAAAACCGGCGATATCTGCCAGTACCATGAGGAAACATGCTCCTGTGGAAGACATACGCTGCGGCTGTCTCCCGTCATCGGCAGAAAAAAACAGATGATCAAATACAAAGGTACCACGTTGTATCCGCCCGCTCTGTTCGACCTGCTCAACGATATGGAAGAAGTAAAAGAGTTTGTGGTAGAAGTGTATTCCAACGAACTGGGCACCGATGAGATATTGATGCATGTCTGGCCTACAGAGGAATCAGAAGAAATGGACCGTAAGATCAAATCTTACCTACAGGCGAAACTGCGGGTGATACCACAGGTGAGGTATTGCAGCCAGCAGGATATTATGCGGATGCAGTTCCCGGAGAATAGCAGGAAACCGGTGAAGTTTGTGGATAACAGGAGTTAG
- a CDS encoding phytoene desaturase family protein: MHNYDVIIIGSGLGGLVCGAILSRNGYKVRIYEKNRQPGGCLQTFSRDKVIFDSGVHYIGGLGEGENLYKIFSYLGIMDKLKLKRMDADGFDHINFGPEDKVYRIAQGREHFIRTLAADFPEETDALHAYCDKISEVCSKFPLYNLRLGDYEEKRSVLQLNAASVIESITGNYRLQQVLAGNNLLYAGVKSKTPFYVHALVLNSYMQSSWKCVDGGSQIARLLCKCITENGGEIIRNTEVLKIVGQGDRVDHLVLENGKKVNGDYFISNLHPAQTTAITESDAMRGAYRSRMQNLENSTGAFVLNVVLKPGTFPYLNHNYYHHATDNAWAGIDCTPDQWPQTYAIYVSASSRHKTYADSLSVMTYMHYDELAPWQHTFNTERKEASRGADYEAFKVQKAEQLIAAVAQKFPGFRDCVQSYYVATPLSYRDYIGTGDGSMYGVLKDSEDPLRTMVSARTRLSNLYLTGQNLNLHGILGVTMSSVITSAELLGMEFLVEEINQSILK, translated from the coding sequence ATGCACAACTATGATGTGATCATTATCGGCAGTGGTCTTGGCGGACTGGTATGTGGAGCCATCCTCAGCCGGAATGGTTATAAAGTACGCATATACGAAAAAAACCGCCAGCCAGGCGGTTGCCTGCAAACCTTTTCCCGCGATAAAGTCATCTTCGATTCCGGTGTCCATTACATCGGCGGATTGGGAGAAGGGGAGAACCTGTACAAAATTTTCTCTTATCTGGGCATTATGGACAAGCTGAAGCTGAAACGAATGGATGCAGATGGCTTCGATCATATCAACTTTGGCCCGGAAGATAAAGTATACCGGATCGCCCAGGGACGGGAGCATTTTATCCGTACCCTGGCAGCCGATTTTCCGGAAGAAACAGATGCGCTGCATGCCTATTGTGATAAGATCAGCGAAGTGTGCAGCAAGTTCCCGCTGTATAACCTGCGGCTCGGCGACTATGAAGAAAAACGCAGTGTCCTGCAGCTGAATGCCGCCAGCGTGATCGAAAGCATCACCGGCAATTACAGGTTGCAACAGGTGTTGGCAGGCAATAACCTGTTATACGCAGGCGTGAAGAGCAAAACACCCTTTTACGTACACGCGTTGGTGTTAAACAGCTATATGCAGAGTTCCTGGAAATGTGTGGATGGCGGTTCGCAGATTGCCCGGCTGTTATGCAAATGCATCACGGAAAACGGCGGAGAGATCATCCGTAACACAGAGGTGCTGAAGATTGTTGGCCAGGGCGACAGGGTAGATCACCTGGTATTGGAGAACGGGAAAAAAGTGAACGGCGATTATTTTATTTCCAACCTGCATCCTGCGCAGACTACAGCCATCACCGAAAGCGACGCCATGCGGGGAGCCTACCGCAGCCGCATGCAGAACCTGGAAAATTCCACCGGTGCTTTTGTGCTGAATGTAGTACTGAAACCCGGCACCTTTCCTTACCTTAACCATAACTACTATCATCATGCCACAGACAACGCGTGGGCGGGGATAGACTGTACGCCGGACCAGTGGCCGCAGACCTATGCCATATACGTGTCTGCCAGCTCCCGGCATAAAACCTATGCTGACAGCCTTTCTGTAATGACGTATATGCATTACGACGAACTGGCACCGTGGCAGCATACTTTTAATACCGAAAGGAAGGAAGCCAGCAGAGGCGCTGACTATGAAGCTTTTAAGGTACAAAAGGCAGAACAGCTCATCGCGGCGGTGGCGCAGAAATTCCCTGGTTTCCGTGACTGTGTGCAGTCGTATTATGTAGCCACACCGCTTTCTTACCGGGATTATATCGGTACCGGCGACGGCAGCATGTACGGCGTGTTGAAAGATAGTGAAGACCCGCTACGGACAATGGTTTCGGCCCGTACCCGGTTGTCTAATTTGTATCTTACAGGGCAAAACCTGAACTTGCATGGTATTTTAGGGGTGACCATGAGCAGTGTGATCACTTCAGCCGAACTACTGGGAATGGAATTTTTGGTAGAAGAAATTAATCAGTCAATACTTAAATAA
- the acpS gene encoding holo-ACP synthase translates to MIVGIGTDITDVTRIAEKLAKGSGFRDLVFTPQEIAYCEQQASPQESYAARFAAKEAFLKALGTGWGNGGVNFHEIEIRNDAAGKPELFLLTDNPRYTSLGVKKIWVSLSHEKNAAVAMVILES, encoded by the coding sequence ATGATTGTTGGTATAGGCACAGATATCACTGATGTAACGCGTATCGCGGAGAAACTGGCCAAAGGCAGCGGTTTCCGCGACCTCGTGTTTACGCCGCAGGAAATCGCCTATTGCGAGCAGCAGGCATCGCCGCAGGAGAGTTATGCCGCCCGTTTCGCCGCCAAAGAAGCGTTCCTGAAAGCGCTGGGCACCGGTTGGGGCAATGGCGGAGTGAACTTCCATGAAATAGAGATACGCAACGATGCCGCCGGAAAACCGGAACTGTTCCTGCTGACAGACAATCCCCGCTATACATCGCTGGGCGTTAAAAAAATATGGGTGTCCTTGTCACACGAAAAAAATGCGGCCGTGGCAATGGTAATTCTTGAAAGCTGA
- a CDS encoding alpha/beta fold hydrolase, with translation MDDLSLFNGLSVHHYKKYPGRPVIVFLHDSLGCTALWRDFPQQLADATQCNALIYDRLGYGLSAPMPAGERPVSYMETEADVLYALLTHLEMDQVVLFGHSDGGSIALITAGKYPEPIKAVICEAAHIFVEEITLKGIRDAMHAYQTTTLPHRLQKYHGDKTDTLFRAWTETWTRSDFRDWNIEHFLPAITCPLLFIQGEADEYGTLAQVERTLSQVSGKAVQCIIPDIGHTPHKEAPALTLGAAKTFIKKL, from the coding sequence ATGGATGACCTTTCTTTATTCAACGGCCTATCAGTTCATCACTATAAAAAATATCCCGGCAGACCGGTTATTGTTTTCCTTCACGATTCATTGGGTTGCACAGCCTTATGGCGCGATTTCCCACAACAATTAGCAGATGCCACCCAATGCAACGCGCTCATCTACGACCGCCTTGGTTACGGCCTGTCAGCACCAATGCCTGCCGGAGAAAGGCCCGTCAGCTACATGGAAACAGAAGCAGATGTGCTGTACGCTTTGCTCACTCATCTGGAAATGGACCAGGTGGTCCTGTTCGGCCACAGCGATGGCGGCTCTATCGCCTTGATCACCGCCGGCAAATACCCGGAACCGATTAAGGCCGTTATCTGTGAAGCGGCGCACATTTTCGTGGAAGAAATAACGCTGAAGGGTATACGTGATGCGATGCATGCCTACCAAACCACTACTCTGCCTCACCGCCTGCAAAAATACCACGGCGATAAAACAGATACCCTTTTCCGGGCATGGACAGAAACATGGACGCGCAGCGATTTCAGGGACTGGAATATTGAACATTTTTTGCCGGCTATAACCTGCCCGCTGTTGTTTATTCAGGGTGAAGCAGATGAATATGGAACGCTGGCGCAGGTAGAAAGGACTCTCAGCCAGGTGAGCGGTAAAGCGGTGCAGTGTATTATACCTGACATTGGACATACACCGCATAAAGAAGCCCCGGCGTTGACGCTCGGAGCTGCTAAAACATTTATTAAAAAGTTGTAA
- a CDS encoding HupE/UreJ family protein, translated as MDLMYFELGWQHILNWEGYDHILFVIALSAIYVVNEWKKLLVLVTAFTLGHSITLALSVLHVIRVSSSLVEFLIPVTICITALSNILRKDEAPQHLQLNYFYALFFGLIHGLGFSNYLKSLLGGQANIVKPLLGFNIGLEFGQILIVAVVMLAAGIIVNIGRVGRRDWNMFLSSATFGVAFLMVVQGVRELLK; from the coding sequence ATGGATCTGATGTATTTTGAGCTGGGGTGGCAACATATTCTCAACTGGGAAGGTTATGATCATATACTTTTCGTGATTGCCCTGAGCGCTATTTATGTGGTGAACGAATGGAAAAAGTTGCTGGTCCTGGTGACCGCCTTTACTCTCGGGCATTCTATTACGCTGGCTTTGAGTGTGTTGCACGTTATCCGGGTGTCCAGTTCGCTGGTCGAGTTTCTGATTCCGGTCACTATCTGTATTACAGCGCTGTCCAATATTTTAAGAAAGGATGAAGCGCCGCAGCACCTGCAGCTCAACTACTTCTATGCTTTATTTTTCGGGCTGATACACGGACTGGGGTTTTCCAACTACCTGAAAAGCCTGCTGGGTGGCCAGGCCAACATCGTTAAACCGCTGCTGGGATTCAATATAGGGCTGGAATTCGGCCAGATCCTGATTGTGGCCGTGGTGATGCTGGCCGCCGGCATCATTGTCAATATCGGACGGGTAGGCCGTCGCGACTGGAACATGTTTTTATCTTCCGCCACTTTTGGTGTCGCCTTTCTGATGGTGGTCCAGGGTGTGCGGGAGCTGTTGAAATAA